A genomic stretch from Candidatus Bathyarchaeota archaeon includes:
- a CDS encoding radical SAM protein — MALPKFKSPPEAYCTCPPKFNINPYLGRCGHGCLYCYSVKFPAFRGEVKPRFELLEKLKRRKRLAKVKLPVMLSDCTDPYQPIERKTLMTRKILEVLVDNGFPMLIVSKSDLVVRDIDLLTKTPTVVTLTVTSLDEGFTSLMEPAAPKPLKRIEALRRLSKAGIPVGARIDPIIPGLNDDPRELKELIENLASSGVRHVTVSTLKPVRGFFKTLKRLDLDLYYRLRNVYSQGRWIHGYKYLPEDYRHRIVKMLRSMVLEYGMSFASCRENLAGLNTDICDGTGLIRKTLYSRSLV, encoded by the coding sequence GTGGCTCTACCCAAGTTCAAGTCCCCACCTGAGGCTTATTGCACGTGTCCACCTAAATTTAACATCAACCCGTATCTCGGCAGATGCGGACATGGATGCCTATACTGCTACTCGGTTAAATTCCCAGCCTTCAGAGGTGAAGTTAAACCCAGGTTTGAACTTTTGGAGAAGCTTAAACGTAGAAAACGTCTGGCTAAGGTTAAACTACCGGTAATGCTCAGCGACTGCACAGACCCGTACCAGCCTATCGAAAGAAAGACCTTGATGACTAGAAAGATACTAGAGGTTTTGGTCGACAACGGTTTTCCCATGCTTATAGTATCGAAGTCTGACCTAGTGGTTAGAGACATAGACCTGCTAACCAAGACGCCTACCGTGGTTACACTTACGGTCACCTCTCTAGACGAGGGGTTCACGTCGCTCATGGAGCCCGCTGCACCCAAACCTTTGAAACGAATCGAGGCCTTAAGGAGGCTGTCGAAAGCGGGCATACCGGTCGGAGCTAGAATAGACCCGATAATACCGGGTTTAAACGATGACCCCAGGGAGCTTAAAGAACTGATCGAAAATCTGGCGTCTTCAGGCGTCAGACATGTAACCGTCTCGACGCTTAAACCCGTAAGAGGCTTCTTCAAGACACTTAAGAGGCTTGATCTAGACCTCTACTATAGGCTTAGAAACGTCTACTCACAGGGAAGGTGGATACACGGATACAAGTATCTCCCAGAAGACTACCGCCATAGGATAGTCAAGATGCTAAGGTCTATGGTTCTAGAATATGGAATGAGTTTCGCATCATGCAGAGAAAACCTAGCCGGTCTAAACACGGATATATGCGATGGTACAGGTCTTATAAGGAAAACGCTTTATAGTCGCTCTCTCGTCTAA
- a CDS encoding Gfo/Idh/MocA family oxidoreductase produces the protein MSRHLAVGFIGCGGIARAHIDNLARLNRVELKAFSDISIDRAKALASTYGGEAYADWREMLEKSKLDLVFICLPPFAHRDEVMVAAEKGIHIYIEKPIALDIELAREMARAVEKYGVKSQVGYQLRFAAGVERAKRIIESGEAGAIGLVNGVYWCRFIRRDWWIDRSKSGGQIVEQSTHLYDILRWLCGDVERVYAEMDRRFYTDVKDMTIEDVSSVMMRFKSGAIGVVSSTIGAAPGYWWLRWSIIGRDAMLESEDPNHLRIYWSGKTPFTIEEHREPSRAPMALAELDLVNAILEDRDTRTPISEGVKTLELTLAAVKSAETGKPVTLPL, from the coding sequence ATGTCTAGACATTTAGCCGTCGGGTTTATAGGATGCGGAGGTATAGCCAGAGCCCACATCGATAACCTCGCAAGACTTAATAGAGTGGAGCTTAAGGCGTTCAGCGATATATCCATCGATAGGGCTAAGGCCCTAGCCTCAACCTACGGTGGAGAGGCCTATGCAGATTGGAGGGAGATGCTTGAAAAATCTAAGCTCGACCTAGTCTTCATATGCCTACCCCCGTTTGCGCATAGGGACGAGGTGATGGTTGCAGCCGAGAAGGGGATACACATATACATCGAGAAGCCCATAGCCCTAGACATCGAGCTTGCGAGGGAGATGGCTAGGGCCGTCGAGAAGTATGGGGTTAAAAGCCAAGTAGGCTACCAGCTAAGGTTTGCAGCCGGGGTGGAGAGAGCGAAGAGGATCATAGAATCCGGCGAGGCCGGCGCCATAGGGTTGGTTAACGGGGTCTATTGGTGTAGGTTCATCAGACGAGACTGGTGGATCGACAGGTCTAAGAGCGGAGGTCAGATAGTCGAGCAGTCTACCCACCTATACGACATTTTAAGATGGTTATGCGGAGACGTGGAGAGGGTCTATGCGGAAATGGATAGACGATTCTACACCGATGTAAAGGACATGACCATAGAAGACGTGAGCAGTGTGATGATGAGGTTTAAATCCGGAGCCATCGGAGTCGTCTCTTCGACCATAGGAGCCGCTCCGGGATACTGGTGGCTGAGATGGAGCATAATAGGACGCGACGCTATGCTGGAGTCAGAAGACCCCAACCATCTGAGAATCTACTGGAGCGGTAAAACACCATTCACCATTGAGGAGCATAGGGAGCCTTCAAGAGCACCTATGGCTCTGGCGGAATTGGACCTGGTGAACGCGATCCTAGAGGATAGAGATACGAGAACGCCTATATCTGAAGGGGTGAAAACCCTAGAGTTAACGCTTGCCGCCGTAAAATCGGCTGAGACAGGTAAACCGGTTACGCTACCTCTTTGA
- the mtrH gene encoding tetrahydromethanopterin S-methyltransferase subunit H, protein MFKFDRDQAIFEIAGVRVGGQPGQLPPVMIGSIFYKGHKIVLDESRGVFDKAKAEKLLNKEAEVSEETGLPRIIDVVGHTAEALMRFVDFVADKTDSPFLIDGVTADVRIPVVKHIAEVGLSDRAIYNSIDLNYRQEEIEAIKDAGLKAAVLQLYNPRNPTPKGRLKVLTELNGKPGLLEAAKDAGVEKPLVDACVLDMPDIGLASQTVYEVKAETGLPAGCGPANAISMWKRRKKMEPGVFRCCNSVSQALPIMMGADFILYGPISHARYIYPACALAASYVAYNMRFKGIKVDRRHPLFKMFR, encoded by the coding sequence ATGTTTAAGTTCGACAGAGACCAAGCTATATTCGAGATAGCGGGTGTCAGGGTCGGCGGTCAACCCGGTCAACTACCGCCCGTTATGATAGGTAGCATATTCTATAAAGGGCATAAGATCGTCCTAGACGAATCCAGAGGGGTTTTCGACAAGGCTAAGGCTGAGAAGCTCCTTAATAAAGAAGCAGAGGTCTCGGAGGAGACTGGTCTTCCGAGGATAATAGATGTCGTAGGACATACCGCCGAAGCCCTAATGAGGTTCGTAGACTTCGTAGCCGATAAGACCGACAGCCCCTTTCTGATAGATGGAGTTACTGCAGACGTTAGGATACCCGTCGTCAAGCATATAGCTGAGGTGGGGCTGTCCGACAGGGCCATCTACAACTCGATAGACCTAAACTATCGACAAGAGGAGATAGAAGCCATCAAAGACGCCGGTTTGAAAGCCGCGGTTCTCCAGCTTTACAACCCCAGAAACCCGACACCTAAAGGACGTTTAAAAGTGCTGACAGAGCTAAACGGTAAACCAGGTCTACTTGAAGCGGCTAAGGATGCCGGAGTCGAGAAGCCTCTAGTAGACGCGTGTGTCCTAGACATGCCAGACATAGGGTTAGCGTCTCAAACAGTCTATGAGGTCAAGGCTGAGACCGGTCTCCCGGCCGGCTGTGGACCGGCCAACGCTATATCTATGTGGAAACGACGTAAAAAGATGGAACCGGGTGTTTTCAGATGCTGCAACTCCGTTTCACAGGCCCTGCCGATAATGATGGGAGCGGACTTCATACTGTATGGTCCTATCTCACATGCAAGGTACATATACCCGGCCTGTGCTCTAGCCGCCAGCTATGTGGCATATAATATGCGTTTCAAAGGAATTAAAGTGGATAGGAGACATCCGTTGTTTAAGATGTTCAGGTGA
- a CDS encoding DUF2116 family Zn-ribbon domain-containing protein: MPRRSRKKTQVELNVADHRHCEVCGKVIPPGEKYCSPKCEEKAAKERQSMERLRKVWIAMIIIFIALMIVPYLFQILGG; the protein is encoded by the coding sequence TTGCCAAGAAGGTCTAGGAAAAAGACACAGGTCGAGCTGAACGTCGCCGATCATAGGCACTGCGAGGTTTGTGGAAAGGTAATCCCCCCGGGTGAAAAATACTGCTCTCCAAAGTGTGAGGAGAAGGCTGCTAAAGAGAGACAGAGCATGGAGAGGCTTAGGAAGGTATGGATAGCCATGATAATCATATTCATAGCGTTGATGATCGTGCCGTATCTATTTCAAATCCTCGGAGGCTAA
- a CDS encoding AAA family ATPase codes for MKELDYIMAGFPRGGLVVIGGRPGSGKTTFSARFLYRGAVDYGEPGVYASFAEDRQGFYGNMARFGFDFAELERKGLFTFLDLLTFQDVEASELILKNILESIVDAVKRLGAKRLVLDPFSAMAQTFRDSRELNVFIQRLLAFARQLGCTTILVEETSISGGETGVGMEEYLADAVILFRDTLFDGRFLRDLRIVKMRGVDVQEKQLIYTLKGGFRVFSPFKPLKIGRWENYKPPEDPSEDVYSTGVPSLDEAIGGYPRGSTVLLEVDSRLTNYDYQIALLMPLGASFLSKGRPLMVIPSLGVNWGSILEMTIGSGVVTDIEGLLRVFATEALYERKKHPCLVRVKGESLKADYGVFCRIEDGLTEVSGHPVLRILGADSLVAQYGLEETFRVLSLDVDRVASMGALSLIITKPIYPELAERISPVASIHLRLTREHGALLFYAVKPRTGIYVVEIDVSQGYPQPKLTPIT; via the coding sequence GTGAAGGAGTTAGATTACATAATGGCTGGCTTCCCTAGAGGCGGTCTCGTAGTAATAGGTGGTCGGCCTGGTTCGGGGAAAACGACGTTTTCAGCTAGGTTCCTTTATCGCGGTGCTGTGGACTATGGCGAGCCTGGTGTCTACGCCTCGTTTGCGGAGGATAGACAAGGTTTCTACGGGAACATGGCTAGGTTTGGATTCGACTTCGCAGAGCTTGAGCGGAAGGGTTTGTTCACGTTCTTAGACCTGCTCACGTTTCAGGACGTGGAAGCATCTGAGCTTATCCTAAAGAATATCCTCGAAAGCATAGTCGACGCCGTGAAGCGGTTGGGAGCGAAGAGACTCGTCTTGGACCCATTTTCCGCTATGGCTCAAACGTTCAGAGATAGCAGGGAGCTAAACGTTTTCATTCAACGTCTCTTAGCCTTTGCGAGGCAACTCGGATGTACGACTATCCTCGTGGAGGAGACGTCGATAAGTGGAGGTGAGACTGGGGTTGGTATGGAGGAGTATTTAGCCGATGCTGTGATACTGTTCAGAGATACCCTTTTCGACGGAAGGTTTCTCAGGGACTTGAGGATAGTTAAGATGAGGGGCGTAGATGTTCAAGAGAAGCAGCTTATCTATACGTTGAAAGGAGGCTTTAGGGTCTTCTCACCGTTTAAACCTTTAAAGATAGGAAGGTGGGAAAACTATAAACCTCCTGAGGACCCTTCAGAAGATGTCTATTCGACGGGGGTTCCGAGTCTTGACGAGGCTATAGGTGGGTATCCCAGGGGCTCGACCGTGCTCTTAGAGGTCGATTCTAGACTTACAAACTACGACTACCAGATAGCTTTACTCATGCCTCTGGGGGCTAGCTTCCTCAGTAAGGGGAGGCCTCTAATGGTGATTCCATCGCTGGGTGTGAACTGGGGCTCCATTTTAGAGATGACTATAGGGTCCGGTGTCGTAACAGATATCGAGGGTCTTTTAAGAGTATTCGCAACCGAAGCATTGTATGAAAGGAAGAAGCATCCTTGTCTCGTTAGGGTGAAGGGAGAGTCCCTAAAGGCCGATTACGGTGTTTTCTGCCGGATCGAGGATGGTCTTACAGAGGTTTCAGGTCATCCCGTGCTTAGAATTCTCGGAGCCGACAGCCTCGTAGCTCAGTATGGGCTTGAGGAAACGTTCAGAGTCCTCTCTCTGGACGTGGATAGGGTCGCCTCCATGGGGGCCTTAAGCCTGATAATAACTAAACCGATTTATCCCGAACTTGCTGAGAGAATATCCCCCGTCGCGTCTATACATCTGAGGTTGACGAGAGAGCATGGAGCCCTCCTATTCTATGCGGTTAAGCCTAGAACCGGTATATACGTAGTCGAGATAGACGTATCCCAGGGATATCCTCAACCGAAACTAACCCCTATAACGTAA
- a CDS encoding PqqD family protein, with amino-acid sequence MKIPEALSKIFGRKKAKAPPSIDRDAVLGLVPIRNPAIEWRRYKSGEVAIIMTVKRRGLMARIDKGEKKKKIILDKMGSHVWNLCDGEHTFGDIVKDLVKTYKMHRREAELSLASYFDTLMKKGLISFIPRKLSTLKEREEVKQETP; translated from the coding sequence TTGAAAATACCCGAAGCGTTATCCAAAATCTTCGGTAGAAAGAAGGCTAAGGCTCCCCCGTCGATCGATAGAGACGCGGTGCTAGGTCTAGTTCCCATAAGAAACCCGGCTATAGAATGGCGTAGGTATAAGAGCGGTGAGGTGGCTATTATAATGACCGTTAAACGGAGAGGCTTGATGGCTCGTATAGATAAGGGTGAGAAAAAGAAGAAGATAATACTCGATAAAATGGGTTCTCATGTGTGGAATCTATGCGACGGCGAGCATACGTTCGGGGATATAGTCAAAGACCTTGTGAAGACCTATAAAATGCATAGGAGAGAGGCGGAGCTTTCTCTAGCAAGCTATTTCGACACATTGATGAAGAAAGGCCTCATAAGCTTCATCCCTAGAAAGCTTTCGACGCTCAAGGAGCGTGAAGAAGTTAAGCAAGAAACCCCGTAG
- a CDS encoding carbon-nitrogen hydrolase family protein, with product MVFLGRRFKIACVQFDSVGKAKDQILAEAEEYVSEASAGGCRLICFPEYFPGFGSLGELRRLAEPIPGPLTGAMSNLAKKYRVYLAFGVVEESDGKLYDTAVILDNEGKIVLKYRKIHLFDALNVKESQVFEAGDSPSTILEVNGWHIAVSICYDIRFPELARLLAVRGMNLLLVPTAWFSGPFKEAHLETILKTRALENGIYVAASCQIGGPFTGGTCIVDPFGVVVARGLEKPCLVTAWISLDRVDHVREALPMLKHRRPEVYEGLI from the coding sequence ATGGTCTTCCTGGGTCGACGGTTTAAGATAGCATGCGTCCAATTCGATTCCGTGGGTAAAGCTAAAGACCAAATACTCGCAGAAGCTGAGGAGTACGTATCCGAGGCCTCTGCAGGAGGTTGCAGACTCATATGCTTTCCCGAGTACTTCCCAGGCTTCGGGTCGCTCGGAGAACTCCGTAGGTTAGCCGAACCGATCCCAGGTCCTTTGACAGGTGCTATGTCCAACCTGGCAAAGAAGTATAGGGTCTACCTAGCCTTCGGTGTGGTCGAAGAATCTGATGGGAAACTCTACGATACCGCGGTCATCCTGGATAACGAGGGGAAGATCGTTCTGAAATACCGTAAAATCCATCTATTCGACGCCTTAAACGTGAAGGAGTCTCAAGTCTTCGAAGCAGGTGATTCTCCATCCACCATTTTGGAAGTGAATGGTTGGCATATAGCCGTGTCCATATGCTATGATATACGGTTTCCCGAACTCGCCAGGCTTCTAGCGGTTAGGGGGATGAACCTCCTACTAGTGCCCACGGCCTGGTTCAGCGGACCGTTTAAAGAGGCTCACTTGGAAACGATCCTGAAGACTAGAGCCCTAGAGAACGGAATCTACGTAGCCGCGTCTTGCCAAATAGGAGGGCCCTTCACGGGTGGAACCTGTATAGTGGATCCCTTTGGAGTAGTGGTGGCTAGGGGGTTAGAGAAGCCCTGCCTAGTAACGGCCTGGATAAGCTTAGATAGAGTCGACCATGTTAGAGAGGCTCTTCCCATGCTTAAACATAGAAGGCCAGAGGTCTATGAGGGACTCATATAA
- a CDS encoding DNA double-strand break repair nuclease NurA, whose amino-acid sequence MDISVSPSTSNNQDGLKTALWLKEMPYIKLYQELIDKGTELLLDRLRRYRKEIYSLIDDLRGRVKVYKASYDEDGPASSRIVGVDAGRNGTEYKFAYIPLYGAVAVLVENWSIVEEPLCVTGPPDIWTSEVDPDKRESLLHMALEYYVASKAVERWKPDYLLLDGGIVLNPRLYPGFKTSPQYEGDFYFTVITVLELLENCRKFKVPVLGFVKRTHMSFYTSYTKNPQIRDSILMNFILRDGEYSEPFRVENEITQSYKTVAEDLGYSSTLPVIYSSYVKTGSMPFRVEIPLFCLDKIEELMSIVWTMAGLNGIPYPIHEADRLSRITRPTSNVHSLVLYSKALELVKRGEMELKDLDLLLLEYGESWVLNSRLDGLEGEGV is encoded by the coding sequence ATGGATATAAGCGTTTCCCCCTCAACAAGCAATAACCAGGATGGTTTAAAGACGGCTTTATGGCTCAAGGAGATGCCCTACATCAAGCTGTACCAGGAGCTTATCGATAAAGGAACGGAACTTCTCCTAGACAGGCTGAGGAGGTATAGGAAGGAGATATATAGTCTTATAGATGACCTTAGAGGCAGGGTTAAGGTTTACAAAGCCTCGTATGACGAGGATGGACCGGCATCGTCTAGGATAGTGGGTGTAGACGCTGGTAGAAACGGAACAGAGTATAAATTCGCGTATATCCCCCTCTATGGCGCGGTAGCTGTTTTGGTTGAAAACTGGAGCATAGTCGAGGAGCCTCTATGCGTAACCGGTCCGCCTGATATATGGACGTCTGAAGTCGACCCTGATAAGCGTGAAAGCCTGCTACACATGGCTTTGGAGTACTACGTAGCTTCCAAGGCCGTCGAAAGGTGGAAGCCAGACTACCTACTGCTGGACGGAGGAATAGTCCTCAACCCGAGGTTATATCCCGGGTTTAAAACCTCACCTCAGTATGAGGGGGACTTCTACTTCACGGTCATAACGGTGCTTGAGCTTCTAGAGAACTGTAGAAAGTTCAAGGTGCCGGTCTTAGGGTTTGTGAAACGCACGCATATGAGCTTCTATACATCGTATACCAAGAACCCCCAGATAAGAGACTCGATATTGATGAACTTTATACTCCGAGATGGAGAGTACTCGGAGCCGTTTAGGGTCGAGAACGAGATCACGCAGTCCTACAAAACGGTCGCCGAGGATTTAGGCTACAGCTCCACTCTACCGGTGATATACTCCAGCTACGTTAAGACAGGGTCGATGCCGTTTAGGGTCGAAATTCCACTGTTCTGCTTGGATAAGATTGAGGAGCTGATGTCGATCGTATGGACCATGGCTGGTCTAAACGGCATACCGTATCCTATTCATGAAGCAGATAGGCTTTCGAGGATAACGCGTCCGACGTCTAACGTACATTCGCTCGTACTTTATTCTAAAGCCTTAGAGCTCGTCAAAAGAGGGGAGATGGAGCTCAAGGACCTAGACTTGCTTCTCTTAGAGTATGGTGAAAGCTGGGTTTTGAACAGCAGGCTCGACGGTCTTGAGGGTGAAGGTGTTTGA
- a CDS encoding muconate cycloisomerase, which translates to MSVIKEVEAIPLKIPYVRPFVLSRGLVGKPGVPGDHIYVRIETSDGVVGWGEARPMHTWMYETLETAYTSLKRYIAPAIKGVDVFSLNKILKTLDRVLTPVVSSGQPFIKSAVETALYDIIGKVTGQPLHRLIGGRITDHIELSAMMSGEPEAMAEYAREMASKGYRCFKVKIMGDPEEDARRLKAIGDAVPGADIWADANQAYTSYSVRRLLELIKDIRGIICLEQPVPTWDYEGLRRIVSMSPIPVAVDESVFSHYDLFKLLSMDALDLVVLKLAKSGIVGNLKIAALAEAAGIDLFASGMTESGVGFAASLHLYSTLPIVAPIDINGPQFLEDLLVDGLEFEGAKVKVPDKPGLGVEVKEEKLEEYRVKIEL; encoded by the coding sequence ATGTCTGTTATAAAGGAAGTTGAAGCCATACCCCTCAAGATACCTTATGTTAGACCCTTCGTACTCTCCAGGGGGCTTGTGGGGAAGCCTGGTGTACCGGGAGACCACATATACGTCAGGATAGAGACCTCCGATGGTGTCGTCGGATGGGGCGAAGCCAGACCTATGCATACCTGGATGTATGAGACCCTTGAAACCGCGTACACCTCTTTGAAACGGTATATCGCTCCGGCCATCAAAGGTGTGGACGTGTTTAGCTTGAATAAAATACTGAAGACGCTAGATAGGGTTTTAACGCCGGTCGTAAGCTCAGGTCAGCCTTTCATAAAATCAGCCGTTGAGACGGCCTTGTACGATATAATAGGTAAGGTAACAGGTCAGCCTCTTCATAGGCTTATAGGAGGTAGAATCACCGACCACATAGAGCTTTCCGCCATGATGAGTGGAGAGCCTGAGGCCATGGCGGAATACGCGAGAGAAATGGCTTCAAAGGGCTATAGGTGCTTCAAGGTTAAGATCATGGGAGACCCGGAGGAGGATGCTAGGAGACTTAAAGCCATCGGCGATGCTGTACCGGGGGCGGATATATGGGCTGACGCGAACCAAGCGTATACCAGCTACTCTGTCAGGAGGCTTCTGGAGCTGATAAAAGACATACGAGGTATCATCTGTCTCGAGCAGCCGGTCCCCACGTGGGATTATGAAGGACTCAGACGGATAGTTTCGATGAGCCCGATACCTGTAGCGGTCGACGAGTCTGTGTTCAGCCACTACGACCTATTCAAGTTGCTATCTATGGACGCGCTTGACCTCGTAGTGCTTAAACTAGCTAAATCCGGCATCGTCGGGAACCTTAAGATAGCGGCTTTGGCCGAGGCTGCGGGGATAGACCTTTTCGCAAGCGGTATGACAGAAAGCGGTGTAGGATTCGCGGCGTCGTTACATCTATACTCGACACTACCGATAGTAGCGCCCATAGATATAAACGGTCCACAGTTCCTCGAAGACCTCTTGGTAGACGGCTTGGAATTCGAAGGAGCTAAAGTCAAGGTTCCAGACAAGCCGGGTTTAGGAGTCGAGGTTAAAGAGGAGAAGCTCGAGGAATACAGGGTTAAGATAGAACTCTAG
- a CDS encoding ATP-binding protein, with translation MRQIGYVLSGCNQNRVSFVIMEDAEVYVNGYYFINHPLSPVGEFNPVLLRVHKITPYNPEMTVGSFGPIAGKKGEKAYYGKKLEYLVAWAEVLGYISWDGKWRRLECSPNTWDSVYEPNQEELKGFFLKLSGRRLIDRTDFPVKIGRHRGLDMPFYLDLNAIAKGHMFVAGMTRSGKSTFVLNLMARSLEQEPKPRFIVFDRRCEYSLLTKYGAVMLPYFRFVPRAELVSPELVASRLGLDPRRSDGRLLCEALNSIRAEGLELTVKNVLRKCVEISPYLLSRGRDSVLAKIRWVLDKRGSQLFGIEHKPLNIIETVYRNPAVIVDFSVDANIEDQQLAAKYIIRNVMHYAVEHRKAGDFAVIFVIEEAQYFIPERGLKIEVGSPEKTGVDKQIIEAISQAGGYNVGFILVTQRPAYVSKSVISQCNTIAAFRLMAGNDQEAIIKYSEYGSERMADYLPGLADHEALIWGMASPVPFPVTVEVDVKDYPAKTSVVAKVAWERMGLVDRSTEDEVKEVA, from the coding sequence TTGAGGCAGATAGGCTATGTGTTATCTGGCTGCAATCAAAACAGAGTCTCCTTCGTCATCATGGAGGACGCAGAGGTCTATGTAAACGGCTACTACTTCATCAATCACCCCTTAAGCCCTGTAGGAGAATTCAACCCCGTCCTGCTGAGGGTTCACAAGATAACGCCTTATAATCCTGAGATGACTGTGGGAAGCTTCGGACCCATAGCCGGTAAGAAGGGTGAGAAAGCATACTACGGTAAGAAGCTCGAATACCTGGTGGCCTGGGCGGAGGTCTTAGGCTACATCTCCTGGGATGGGAAATGGAGGAGGCTCGAATGCAGCCCGAACACATGGGACTCGGTATACGAACCGAACCAGGAGGAGTTGAAAGGCTTCTTCCTGAAACTCTCAGGTAGACGTTTGATCGATAGAACAGACTTCCCGGTGAAGATAGGACGGCATAGGGGACTAGACATGCCCTTCTACCTAGACCTAAACGCGATAGCAAAGGGACACATGTTCGTCGCAGGAATGACCAGGTCAGGGAAGAGTACTTTTGTGTTGAACCTTATGGCTAGGTCGTTGGAGCAGGAGCCTAAGCCTAGGTTTATAGTTTTCGATAGGCGGTGTGAGTATAGCTTGTTGACTAAGTATGGTGCGGTTATGCTTCCTTATTTCAGGTTTGTGCCTAGGGCGGAGCTTGTGTCTCCTGAGCTTGTCGCTTCTAGGCTGGGTTTAGACCCTCGGAGAAGCGATGGTAGGCTTTTATGCGAGGCTTTGAACTCCATAAGGGCGGAGGGGCTGGAGCTTACGGTTAAAAACGTCCTTAGGAAATGCGTCGAGATCTCGCCTTATCTTCTCTCTAGGGGGAGGGACTCTGTGCTCGCGAAGATCAGGTGGGTTCTCGATAAGCGTGGGAGTCAATTGTTCGGGATAGAGCATAAGCCGTTAAACATAATAGAAACGGTCTACCGGAATCCTGCGGTTATAGTGGACTTCTCCGTCGACGCGAACATAGAGGATCAGCAGCTGGCGGCTAAGTATATCATAAGGAACGTGATGCACTATGCTGTAGAGCATAGGAAGGCCGGGGACTTCGCGGTTATATTCGTCATAGAGGAGGCTCAGTATTTCATACCTGAGAGGGGTCTTAAGATAGAGGTCGGAAGCCCGGAGAAGACGGGTGTGGATAAGCAGATAATAGAGGCCATAAGTCAAGCAGGAGGATACAACGTAGGCTTCATACTGGTTACCCAGAGACCTGCTTATGTCTCTAAATCCGTGATCTCGCAGTGTAACACGATAGCCGCGTTCAGGCTTATGGCCGGTAACGACCAGGAGGCCATAATAAAATATTCCGAGTACGGTAGCGAGCGGATGGCCGACTACCTCCCCGGTTTAGCAGACCATGAAGCTTTGATATGGGGTATGGCGTCCCCTGTCCCGTTTCCGGTTACCGTCGAGGTCGACGTGAAAGATTATCCGGCTAAAACAAGTGTGGTAGCTAAAGTCGCTTGGGAAAGGATGGGGTTAGTAGACCGTTCGACGGAGGATGAGGTCAAAGAGGTAGCGTAA